In Synechococcus sp. KORDI-52, one genomic interval encodes:
- the polA gene encoding DNA polymerase I translates to MPEATTKPLLLLVDGHSLAFRSFYAFSKGGEGGLATRDGRPTSVTYGFLKALLDNSKSLKPEGVAIAFDTAEPTFRHKADANYKAHRDVAPEVFFQDLEQLQQILETHLQLPLCMAPGFEADDVLGTLANRAADSGWGVRILSGDRDLFQLVDDSRDIAVLYMGGGPYAKNSGPTLIREEGVLGKLGVMPDKVVDLKALTGDSSDNIPGVRGVGPKTAINLLKDNSDLDAVYTTLEQVEAEGPKASRGAIKGALKGKLRADRDNAYLSRKLAEILVDVPLPKEPSLPLSSVDADGLSRCLEDLELNSLLRQVKGFVAAFSQGGYGANAEAAEAKTSRRSASTEPAAAEAATAPATNDDVGLPALKPQLIQTETALDALVQRLMACTDSSLPVAFDTETTDLNPFRAELVGIGICWGEDLNALAYIPLGHKGSDDSSPEQLPLETVLTALAPWLASSNHPKTLQNAKYDRLILLRHGVALEGVVIDTLLADYLRDAAAKHGLELMAEREFGFQPTAFTDLVGKKQTFADVPLEPASLYCGMDVHVTRRLALLLRHQLEAMGPRLLPLLNQVEQPLEPVLALMESTGIRIDVPYLQGLSEEMGTTLQRLEADAQKAAGVEFNLASPKQLGELLFDTLGLDRKKSRRTKTGFSTDATVLEKLGNDHPVVPLVLEHRVLSKLKSTYIDALPQLVETETGRVHTDFNQAVTATGRLSSSNPNLQNIPVRTEYSRRIRKAFLPQEGWTLLSADYSQIELRILTHLSGEEVLQEAYRSGDDVHALTARLLLDKDEVSSDERRLGKTINFGVIYGMGAQRFARETGVSQSEAKEFLAKYKQRYPKVFAFLELQERLALSRGYVETILGRRRPFHFDRNGLGRLLGKDPLEIDLDVARRGGMEAQQLRAAANAPIQGSSADIIKVAMVQLQDALQRQGLAAQLLLQVHDELVLEVAPDALEATRELVVQTMEQAVALSVPLVVETGVGANWMEAK, encoded by the coding sequence ATGCCCGAGGCCACCACCAAGCCCCTCCTGCTGCTTGTTGATGGCCATTCCCTGGCATTCCGCAGCTTCTACGCCTTCAGCAAAGGAGGTGAGGGTGGCCTTGCCACCAGAGACGGCAGGCCGACAAGCGTGACCTATGGCTTCCTCAAAGCCCTGCTGGACAACAGCAAATCTCTGAAGCCCGAAGGGGTCGCCATCGCCTTCGACACGGCCGAGCCCACCTTTCGCCACAAGGCTGACGCCAATTACAAGGCCCACCGGGATGTGGCCCCTGAGGTGTTCTTCCAGGACCTTGAGCAGCTGCAGCAGATCCTCGAGACGCACCTGCAGCTCCCCCTCTGCATGGCCCCAGGCTTCGAAGCCGACGATGTGCTGGGAACCCTGGCGAACCGAGCGGCCGACTCGGGGTGGGGCGTTCGGATCCTCTCGGGAGACCGCGACCTGTTCCAGCTGGTGGATGACAGCCGCGACATTGCAGTGCTTTACATGGGTGGCGGGCCCTATGCCAAAAACAGTGGCCCAACGCTGATCCGCGAAGAGGGGGTGCTCGGAAAGCTCGGCGTGATGCCCGACAAGGTGGTGGACCTCAAGGCCCTCACCGGTGACAGCTCCGACAACATCCCCGGCGTGCGTGGTGTTGGCCCCAAAACAGCCATCAACCTGCTGAAAGACAACAGCGACCTCGACGCGGTGTACACCACCCTCGAGCAGGTGGAGGCCGAAGGGCCGAAAGCCAGTCGGGGCGCCATCAAAGGTGCACTGAAAGGGAAGTTGCGCGCCGACCGCGACAACGCCTACCTCTCGCGCAAGCTGGCCGAGATTCTTGTGGATGTTCCCCTGCCCAAGGAACCCAGCCTGCCGCTGTCGTCGGTGGATGCCGATGGCCTGAGCCGCTGCCTGGAGGACCTCGAGCTCAACAGCCTGCTGCGCCAGGTGAAGGGCTTCGTGGCGGCCTTTTCCCAAGGGGGCTATGGGGCCAATGCGGAGGCCGCTGAAGCCAAGACCTCTCGCCGCTCAGCCAGCACAGAGCCCGCAGCTGCAGAGGCCGCAACCGCACCGGCAACCAACGACGACGTGGGGCTGCCGGCCCTGAAACCGCAGCTGATCCAGACCGAAACAGCCCTGGACGCCCTGGTGCAGAGGCTGATGGCCTGCACCGACAGCAGCCTTCCTGTCGCCTTCGACACCGAGACCACCGACCTCAACCCGTTCCGTGCCGAACTTGTGGGCATCGGCATCTGCTGGGGAGAGGACCTGAACGCGCTCGCTTACATCCCCCTGGGCCACAAAGGCAGCGACGACAGCAGCCCGGAGCAGCTGCCGTTGGAAACCGTGCTCACCGCCCTCGCCCCCTGGCTGGCCAGCAGCAACCACCCCAAGACCCTGCAGAACGCCAAGTACGACCGCTTGATCCTGCTGCGTCACGGCGTTGCCCTGGAGGGCGTCGTGATCGACACATTGCTGGCCGATTACCTGCGGGATGCCGCAGCGAAACACGGCCTGGAGCTGATGGCCGAACGGGAATTCGGCTTCCAGCCCACCGCCTTCACTGATCTGGTGGGCAAGAAGCAAACCTTCGCCGATGTGCCGCTGGAGCCCGCCAGCCTCTACTGCGGCATGGACGTGCACGTCACCCGCCGCCTCGCCCTGCTGCTGCGCCATCAGCTGGAGGCCATGGGTCCACGGCTGCTGCCGCTGCTGAACCAGGTGGAGCAACCGCTGGAACCGGTGCTGGCCCTCATGGAATCCACCGGAATCCGCATTGATGTGCCCTATCTCCAGGGCCTTTCCGAGGAGATGGGCACCACCCTGCAGCGGCTGGAAGCCGACGCCCAGAAAGCCGCCGGGGTGGAGTTCAACCTGGCCTCACCCAAACAGTTGGGAGAACTTCTGTTCGACACCCTTGGGCTGGATCGCAAGAAATCCCGGCGCACCAAAACCGGCTTCAGCACTGATGCCACCGTGCTGGAGAAACTCGGCAACGACCACCCGGTGGTGCCCCTGGTGCTGGAGCACCGGGTGCTCAGCAAGCTCAAGAGCACCTACATCGACGCCTTGCCGCAGCTGGTGGAGACGGAAACCGGGCGGGTGCACACCGATTTCAACCAGGCGGTGACGGCAACGGGACGGCTGAGCAGCAGCAACCCCAACCTGCAGAACATTCCGGTGCGCACCGAGTACAGCCGGCGCATCCGCAAGGCCTTCCTGCCGCAGGAGGGCTGGACCCTGCTCAGCGCCGACTACTCCCAGATCGAGCTGCGCATCCTCACCCACCTCTCGGGAGAAGAGGTGCTGCAAGAGGCCTACCGCAGCGGCGATGACGTGCACGCGCTGACCGCCAGGCTGCTGCTGGACAAGGACGAGGTCAGTTCGGACGAACGCCGGCTCGGCAAAACCATCAACTTCGGAGTGATCTATGGCATGGGAGCCCAGCGCTTCGCCCGGGAAACCGGCGTGAGCCAGAGCGAAGCCAAGGAGTTCCTGGCCAAGTACAAGCAGCGCTACCCAAAGGTGTTCGCCTTCCTCGAGCTGCAGGAGCGGCTCGCCCTCAGCCGCGGCTACGTGGAAACGATCCTCGGCCGCCGGCGGCCGTTCCACTTCGATCGCAACGGCCTGGGGCGGCTGCTGGGCAAGGACCCCCTGGAGATCGACCTGGATGTGGCCCGCCGCGGTGGCATGGAGGCGCAGCAACTGCGGGCCGCCGCCAACGCTCCGATTCAGGGCTCAAGTGCCGACATCATCAAAGTGGCGATGGTGCAGCTGCAAGACGCTTTGCAGCGTCAGGGGCTGGCGGCCCAGCTGCTGCTGCAGGTGCACGACGAACTGGTGCTCGAGGTGGCACCGGATGCCCTGGAGGCCACGCGAGAGCTGGTGGTGCAGACCATGGAACAGGCCGTTGCGCTGAGTGTTCCCCTGGTGGTGGAGACCGGCGTGGGCGCGAACTGGATGGAGGCGAAATAA
- a CDS encoding efflux RND transporter periplasmic adaptor subunit has product MLQSLRSPAPRSPEAELATVARARSRRPKPATVGLMVLALAGAGALLLRFGPWSNRQRDLTPFTTTAERGVLSGVITASGELQALQKVNVSPRKQGLLDELLVDEGDVVKEDQVLAVMDRGDLDDRLQERRALVRQAEANFKSKQEDFERQNQLYVSGVISADDFSEARFEMLARQAGLVAARERLEQLEQERREQTIRAPFAGTITARYAEPGSFVTPTTAASATAGATSASIVELSQGLEVRALVPESDIGRIKTGQNAEIRVDAYPDERFQAMVSEIAPRAVKENNVTSFEVRLNLVNPDRLMIGMTADINFQTGRSAPKVLVPTVAITMEDGKPGVLLVGQDQEPRFQPVELGNSSGDQTAILDGLETGTRVFIDLPPWADRRD; this is encoded by the coding sequence ATGCTGCAGTCCTTGCGCTCCCCCGCGCCCCGATCACCTGAAGCAGAACTTGCAACTGTGGCGAGAGCGCGATCCAGGCGGCCCAAACCCGCGACCGTTGGGCTGATGGTGCTGGCCCTTGCCGGCGCTGGCGCCTTGCTGCTGCGCTTCGGCCCCTGGAGCAACCGTCAACGGGATCTGACGCCCTTCACCACCACCGCTGAACGCGGTGTACTTTCCGGGGTGATTACCGCCAGTGGGGAACTGCAGGCCCTGCAAAAGGTGAATGTGAGTCCGCGCAAGCAGGGCCTGCTCGATGAGCTGCTGGTGGATGAAGGGGATGTGGTGAAGGAAGACCAGGTGCTGGCGGTGATGGATCGCGGCGATCTCGATGATCGGTTGCAGGAACGCCGGGCACTTGTGCGCCAGGCCGAAGCCAATTTCAAGAGCAAACAGGAGGACTTCGAGCGTCAAAACCAGCTGTATGTCAGCGGCGTGATCAGCGCTGACGATTTCAGTGAGGCGCGCTTCGAGATGCTGGCCCGGCAGGCGGGCCTGGTGGCAGCCCGAGAACGGCTGGAGCAACTGGAACAGGAAAGACGTGAGCAGACCATCCGCGCGCCCTTCGCCGGAACGATCACGGCGCGTTACGCCGAACCGGGGTCGTTTGTCACCCCAACCACCGCCGCCTCAGCAACAGCCGGTGCCACCAGCGCATCGATCGTCGAACTGTCGCAGGGCCTTGAGGTCAGGGCCCTCGTTCCGGAAAGCGACATCGGACGCATCAAGACCGGCCAGAACGCCGAGATCCGGGTGGATGCTTACCCCGATGAACGCTTCCAGGCAATGGTGAGTGAAATTGCCCCCCGCGCGGTGAAAGAGAACAACGTCACCTCCTTCGAAGTGCGGCTGAACCTCGTCAACCCGGACCGTCTGATGATCGGCATGACCGCCGACATCAATTTCCAAACTGGACGCAGTGCACCGAAAGTCCTGGTGCCCACCGTGGCGATCACCATGGAAGACGGCAAACCGGGCGTATTGCTGGTGGGTCAGGACCAGGAACCACGTTTCCAGCCGGTGGAACTGGGCAACAGCAGCGGCGACCAGACTGCAATCCTGGACGGTCTCGAAACGGGAACCCGCGTGTTCATCGATCTGCCTCCCTGGGCTGATCGCCGCGATTGA
- the ychF gene encoding redox-regulated ATPase YchF translates to MLKAGIVGLPNVGKSTLFNALVANAQAQAANFPFCTIEPNVGTVAVPDERLDRLTELSKSQETIPTRMEFVDIAGLVKGASQGEGLGNKFLANIREVDAIVHVIRCFEDDDVIHVSGSVGPSRDAEVINLELGLADLAQIEKRRERLKKQMRTSKEAQVEDAALERIQAVLENGGAARRVELSDEEAAMIKPLGLLTAKPIIYATNVSEDDLAEGNGFCKEVIELAAGEGAETVRISAQVEAELVDLGDEETADYLEGLGVTEGGLQSLIRATYRLLGLRTYFTTGEKETRAWTFKAGMTAPQAAGVIHTDFERGFIRAQTIGWEKLLEAGSLSEARNKGWLRSEGKEYVVDEGDVMEFLFNV, encoded by the coding sequence ATGCTTAAAGCCGGAATTGTCGGCTTGCCCAATGTCGGCAAGTCCACCTTGTTCAACGCGTTGGTGGCCAACGCCCAGGCTCAGGCTGCCAATTTCCCGTTCTGCACGATTGAGCCCAACGTCGGCACCGTGGCGGTGCCCGATGAACGACTGGATCGGCTAACCGAACTCAGCAAGAGTCAGGAGACCATCCCGACCCGGATGGAGTTCGTCGATATCGCTGGATTGGTGAAAGGGGCCAGCCAGGGCGAAGGTCTGGGTAACAAGTTCCTGGCCAATATCCGCGAGGTGGACGCGATCGTTCACGTGATCCGTTGTTTCGAGGACGACGACGTCATCCACGTCTCAGGATCCGTGGGGCCGTCCAGGGATGCGGAGGTGATCAATCTGGAGCTGGGTCTGGCGGATCTGGCTCAGATTGAGAAGCGCCGGGAGCGTCTAAAGAAGCAGATGCGCACCAGCAAGGAGGCGCAGGTCGAAGACGCGGCGCTTGAGCGGATTCAGGCCGTGCTCGAGAACGGCGGCGCCGCTCGACGTGTCGAGTTGAGCGATGAGGAAGCGGCGATGATCAAGCCCTTGGGGCTGTTGACGGCCAAGCCGATCATCTACGCCACCAATGTGAGTGAGGATGATCTGGCGGAGGGCAACGGCTTCTGCAAGGAGGTGATTGAACTGGCCGCTGGAGAAGGCGCCGAAACGGTGCGGATCTCTGCCCAGGTGGAAGCGGAGCTGGTGGACCTGGGTGATGAGGAAACCGCGGATTATTTGGAGGGTCTCGGTGTAACAGAAGGAGGTCTGCAAAGCCTGATTCGGGCCACCTACCGGCTGCTGGGGCTGCGCACTTATTTCACCACCGGTGAAAAAGAAACAAGGGCCTGGACGTTCAAGGCTGGGATGACCGCTCCGCAGGCCGCTGGGGTGATCCACACCGATTTCGAACGAGGCTTCATCCGCGCTCAGACCATCGGTTGGGAGAAGCTGCTGGAAGCCGGATCACTGTCGGAGGCCCGCAACAAAGGTTGGCTCCGTAGTGAAGGGAAGGAGTATGTGGTGGATGAAGGCGATGTGATGGAGTTTCTGTTCAACGTCTGA
- a CDS encoding MFS transporter: MTPLIFHAIDFSAREVGSGLAVSALIGTVVRLLSGALLDRGIRCSWPIRGTTLLAIAADLILLQADNYNSYLVGQLLLGCAAGLYWPAIELAVPLSCGQLPSSRGYALVRSADALGIGIGTLIGTAAAALGVLRTVYSVEAVCMATVLVLISLHPLQDGPPYRSLSSNSPESVGQRPRPTPRLPWLLPLLPVLLISVVATGILALQQSALPLDLVRGGVLRPALSESHSSALIALQLTLLVSLQWPVGRWLSERSVAFGLGLSLAGFSAGCVLIALSSLFESGTALVLAGLLPLAFAQAAFLPTATEAVIEETPPEHRGLAMALFSQCFAVSAIVAPLAGGALLDLRNNGLLLWLVMGGACLIVTPTLRTLKPRYRTSGPDATGVLPEQQQQHRDVLAGRSRQLR, encoded by the coding sequence ATGACGCCGCTCATCTTTCATGCGATCGACTTTTCGGCGCGTGAAGTAGGCAGTGGCCTGGCCGTCTCAGCCCTGATCGGCACGGTGGTGCGCCTGTTGAGCGGTGCACTGCTGGATCGAGGCATCCGTTGCTCCTGGCCCATCCGGGGCACAACGCTGCTGGCCATCGCGGCCGATCTGATCCTTCTTCAGGCCGACAACTACAACAGCTATCTGGTCGGACAACTGCTACTTGGCTGTGCAGCTGGTCTCTACTGGCCTGCCATCGAATTGGCCGTTCCTTTGAGTTGCGGCCAACTCCCCTCCAGCCGTGGCTACGCCTTGGTACGCAGTGCCGATGCCCTCGGCATCGGCATTGGAACCCTGATCGGGACCGCTGCTGCGGCCTTGGGCGTTCTGCGAACCGTGTACAGCGTTGAGGCGGTGTGCATGGCCACTGTTCTGGTGCTGATCAGCCTTCATCCCCTCCAGGATGGTCCGCCTTATCGCAGCCTCAGCAGCAACAGCCCAGAGTCGGTTGGTCAACGGCCACGGCCAACACCCCGGCTGCCGTGGTTGCTGCCCCTGCTGCCGGTTCTGTTGATCAGTGTGGTGGCCACAGGAATCCTGGCCCTTCAACAGAGTGCACTTCCCCTCGACCTGGTGCGGGGCGGAGTGCTGCGACCGGCTTTAAGCGAAAGCCACAGCAGTGCCCTGATCGCCCTGCAGCTGACCCTACTGGTGAGCCTTCAGTGGCCAGTTGGCCGTTGGCTTTCAGAACGCAGCGTTGCCTTCGGCCTCGGCCTGAGCCTGGCGGGGTTCAGTGCTGGCTGCGTTTTGATCGCCCTTTCCTCGTTGTTCGAAAGCGGAACAGCACTCGTGCTGGCAGGGCTGCTGCCGTTGGCCTTTGCCCAGGCCGCGTTCCTGCCCACGGCCACCGAAGCCGTGATTGAGGAGACACCACCGGAACACAGGGGTCTGGCGATGGCGCTGTTTTCGCAGTGTTTCGCCGTCAGCGCCATCGTGGCCCCCCTCGCCGGAGGAGCCTTGTTGGACCTACGGAACAACGGACTCCTGCTCTGGCTGGTGATGGGCGGGGCCTGTTTGATTGTGACCCCCACCCTGCGCACCCTCAAACCGCGCTACCGCACGAGCGGACCCGATGCCACTGGAGTCCTTCCGGAACAACAGCAACAACATCGGGATGTTCTGGCAGGCCGCTCACGCCAGCTGCGGTGA
- a CDS encoding alpha/beta hydrolase: protein METGSTTAEGQALLRGRLTGRCIAMGLMGSLLLSTGGSWPVRSAERVEVKIDGVVLPVSVNELGSFVRSPTGDPSQLSRSELSTWMRLLAPASKEGLIRLLQAPVLTRRSLGRQLLSSWGAGPLLDALGELIRVEDGERINRSLVLSTLEQLLERQETVSTLDLLEALPTQNLRLDLDALVGSANRWRLELQRHQTLMRALAQEEVRLQPLNRSEPSAFSDVPRLSTLVVDHRSRPLRVERWIPQSPREDRTWILMMPGLGGDPNHFHWLARSLMQAGWPVALLEHPGSDAAAVQALLEGRQSFDGAAALRQRTADLAALLDAQRRGDLNIPGDEVVLMGHSLGALTALLATGAEVVPGIDQRCESALAGLPLTNLSELLQCELAAGRVLEGHAMRPLPRAVVGFNSFGGLIWPHRSSPALLPPLLLVGGTLDLITPPLDEQVALLAGLARHPASRVVVVEGASHFSPIRVDGQESASQGDDLFRLGEELVGVNPLSVQRVISHEVIRFLDSISTETPRQDAVHLMDPSSTTRWHRLGRRRALQLLDQ from the coding sequence ATGGAAACTGGTTCCACCACCGCAGAGGGTCAGGCGTTGCTGCGCGGACGCTTAACAGGACGATGCATCGCGATGGGCTTGATGGGCAGTCTGCTGCTCAGCACGGGCGGATCGTGGCCTGTTCGCTCCGCAGAGCGTGTGGAGGTCAAGATCGACGGCGTGGTTCTCCCGGTTTCGGTGAATGAACTCGGCTCTTTCGTCCGCTCGCCGACGGGCGATCCATCTCAGCTCTCGCGATCGGAGCTGTCCACCTGGATGCGGCTTCTTGCTCCCGCAAGCAAAGAGGGGCTGATCCGTCTGCTGCAGGCTCCGGTACTCACCCGGCGCAGCCTCGGGCGTCAGCTGCTGAGCAGCTGGGGGGCCGGTCCACTCCTGGATGCGCTGGGGGAATTGATTCGCGTGGAAGACGGAGAACGCATCAATCGTTCGCTGGTTCTCTCCACGCTGGAGCAGCTGCTTGAACGGCAGGAGACCGTTTCGACACTCGATCTGCTGGAGGCGTTGCCGACTCAGAACCTCCGTCTTGACCTGGATGCACTGGTGGGTTCTGCCAACCGCTGGCGGCTGGAATTGCAGCGGCACCAGACCTTGATGAGGGCTTTGGCTCAGGAAGAGGTCCGCCTGCAGCCCCTCAACCGGAGTGAGCCTTCTGCCTTCTCAGATGTCCCCCGGTTGTCGACACTGGTGGTGGACCATCGTTCGCGTCCATTACGGGTGGAACGCTGGATTCCCCAGTCGCCCCGTGAGGATCGGACCTGGATCTTGATGATGCCAGGGCTTGGCGGCGATCCCAATCACTTTCATTGGCTTGCGCGCTCGCTCATGCAGGCGGGGTGGCCCGTGGCGCTGCTCGAGCATCCCGGCAGCGATGCCGCTGCTGTTCAGGCGTTGCTCGAGGGGCGTCAGTCCTTTGATGGCGCGGCGGCCCTTCGTCAGCGGACGGCTGATCTTGCGGCGCTCTTGGACGCCCAACGGCGGGGTGACTTGAACATCCCTGGGGACGAGGTCGTTCTGATGGGGCACTCCCTGGGAGCACTGACAGCGTTATTGGCCACTGGGGCGGAAGTGGTTCCAGGGATCGATCAGCGCTGTGAGAGCGCCTTGGCTGGCTTGCCCCTCACCAACCTCTCGGAATTGCTCCAGTGCGAACTGGCCGCAGGGCGTGTGCTCGAGGGCCATGCCATGCGTCCCCTACCTCGGGCGGTGGTGGGGTTCAACAGCTTTGGCGGTTTGATCTGGCCGCACCGTTCGAGCCCGGCGTTGTTGCCTCCCTTGCTTCTGGTGGGTGGAACGCTCGATCTGATCACCCCTCCCCTGGACGAGCAGGTGGCTCTCTTGGCTGGATTGGCACGGCATCCCGCCAGCCGGGTGGTGGTGGTTGAGGGAGCCAGCCACTTTTCGCCGATTCGAGTGGATGGCCAGGAATCGGCCTCGCAGGGGGACGATCTCTTCCGGCTTGGCGAGGAGCTGGTGGGCGTCAATCCCCTCAGCGTCCAAAGGGTGATCAGCCATGAAGTCATCCGCTTCCTCGATTCCATCAGCACCGAGACACCCCGCCAAGACGCCGTTCACCTCATGGATCCCAGCTCAACGACGCGGTGGCATCGCTTGGGCCGCCGCAGGGCCCTGCAGCTCCTGGATCAGTAG
- a CDS encoding ABC transporter permease, with the protein MGRARDLARYSATRLALAPLMLWLIASLVFLLLRVAPGDPVDAVLGSRAPAAAKAAMRARLGLDQSLLDQYLSYLKGLIHGDLGQALINQEPVRTIIGKTLPASLELSVIALLVAAVIGLSIGFSGIARPEGTVDLSGRLYGLGTYALPPFWVAMLVQLVFAVSLGWLPVGGRFPPSLLPPEGSGFFLLDSALQNNWAAFQGTIRHLILPAGTLALLLSGTFTTALRLNLRRSLRGDYVEAARSRGLNERQVILRHGLPNALLPVLTIAGITVASLIGGALLIEVTFSWPGIALRLQEAINQRDYPVVQGIVVVIAALVVLVSVAVDLLVAALDPRVRY; encoded by the coding sequence ATGGGACGCGCTCGAGACCTTGCCCGCTACAGCGCCACCCGCCTCGCCCTGGCGCCGCTGATGTTGTGGTTGATCGCCAGCCTGGTGTTCCTGTTGCTGCGCGTGGCCCCTGGAGATCCCGTGGATGCGGTTCTTGGCAGCCGGGCACCGGCTGCGGCCAAAGCCGCCATGCGCGCACGGCTGGGCCTGGATCAATCATTGCTGGATCAGTACCTCAGTTACCTCAAGGGTTTGATCCATGGTGATCTGGGGCAAGCCCTGATCAATCAGGAGCCGGTTCGGACCATCATCGGGAAAACCCTGCCCGCCAGTCTGGAACTGAGTGTCATCGCCCTGCTGGTGGCCGCAGTGATCGGGCTGAGCATTGGCTTCAGCGGCATCGCCCGGCCCGAGGGGACGGTTGATCTCAGCGGTCGCCTCTACGGATTGGGCACCTATGCCCTGCCGCCCTTCTGGGTCGCCATGCTGGTGCAGTTGGTGTTCGCCGTCAGCCTGGGCTGGCTGCCCGTGGGTGGACGATTTCCCCCCAGCCTCCTGCCCCCCGAGGGAAGTGGATTTTTCCTGCTGGACAGTGCACTTCAAAACAACTGGGCCGCCTTCCAGGGCACCATTCGACACTTGATCCTTCCCGCAGGAACCCTGGCATTGCTGCTCAGCGGGACCTTCACGACCGCTTTGCGCCTGAATCTGAGACGCAGCCTGCGCGGCGACTACGTGGAGGCGGCGCGGAGCCGCGGCCTGAATGAGCGTCAGGTGATCCTGCGCCACGGCCTCCCCAATGCCTTGCTGCCGGTACTCACCATCGCCGGCATCACCGTGGCCTCCTTGATCGGTGGGGCTCTTTTGATTGAAGTGACCTTTTCCTGGCCAGGCATTGCCCTGCGCCTGCAGGAAGCCATCAATCAAAGGGACTACCCCGTTGTTCAAGGGATCGTTGTTGTGATCGCTGCTTTGGTGGTGCTCGTGAGTGTTGCCGTGGACCTTTTGGTAGCCGCCCTCGATCCGCGGGTGCGCTACTGA
- a CDS encoding ABC transporter substrate-binding protein, which translates to MGCQAPPPTSRITVASAGRISSLDPAQASTLSAMQLISALGDPLYRLKRDGSLEPRLAAAAPVLSDDGRIVTIPLRTDVLFHDGTPFNAAAMAFSLRRFLNIGTLSYVVGDRIASVEEADTYTLRLRLNRPSTSLQGLLTSINLTPISPTAYSSYEDRFLHDRFVGTGPYKLTDFSEHQQRLKPFPQYWGEAPRNNGLDLITLSNSTALYGALLSGEVDLLLSASIDEDQRYALHERAIAGDLHESVGPAMEIGYITLLSNQKPFQDQRLRQALAVSLNRKQISERVSYGLRRPLRALVPPSLPGGALASWPQHNTGQARELLKAAGYCNGSPLRFPLTFRSNVPADKLLALTWQAQVQQDLHDCLVLDLDGVESTTIYRQLGEGAFKAVMLDWRGSYPDPEAYLTPLLSCTTETGDTCVEGEAAISGSFWSAPGLQNALLESDTLMGGARLKALDRVEQLSADGAAYIPIWLDSPRAWAQLNLRPPKFDGSGQLMLADLERRFKTRTTN; encoded by the coding sequence ATGGGCTGTCAGGCACCGCCACCCACAAGCCGCATCACGGTGGCTTCAGCGGGGAGAATCAGCTCCCTGGATCCAGCCCAGGCCAGCACCCTCAGCGCCATGCAGCTGATCAGCGCCCTGGGCGATCCGCTCTATCGCCTCAAGCGTGATGGATCGCTGGAACCCCGTCTGGCGGCAGCGGCTCCGGTTCTGAGTGACGACGGTCGGATCGTCACGATTCCGCTGCGCACCGATGTTCTGTTTCACGATGGAACGCCCTTTAACGCCGCGGCCATGGCCTTCAGCCTGCGGCGCTTTCTCAACATCGGAACCCTGAGCTACGTGGTGGGCGACCGCATCGCCTCGGTGGAAGAGGCCGATACGTACACCCTGCGCCTGCGCCTGAATCGACCATCCACATCCCTGCAGGGCCTGCTGACGTCGATCAACCTCACCCCCATCTCACCGACGGCCTACAGCAGCTACGAGGACCGTTTTCTGCACGACCGCTTTGTCGGAACAGGGCCTTACAAGCTGACCGACTTCAGCGAACATCAGCAGCGGCTAAAACCCTTTCCGCAGTACTGGGGTGAAGCACCTCGGAACAACGGCCTGGATCTGATCACGCTGAGCAACTCCACGGCGCTGTACGGGGCGTTGCTCAGTGGCGAAGTGGATCTGCTGCTCTCCGCTTCCATCGACGAAGACCAGCGCTACGCCCTGCATGAACGGGCCATCGCCGGAGACCTGCACGAGTCCGTGGGTCCAGCGATGGAGATCGGCTACATCACCCTGCTGAGCAACCAGAAGCCATTCCAGGATCAACGTTTGAGACAGGCCCTGGCCGTCAGTCTCAACCGCAAGCAGATCAGCGAACGGGTGAGCTACGGGCTGCGCCGTCCGCTGCGGGCCCTGGTGCCCCCCAGCCTTCCCGGCGGAGCCCTGGCCTCATGGCCGCAACACAACACCGGGCAGGCCCGCGAGCTGCTCAAGGCGGCTGGCTATTGCAACGGCAGCCCACTGCGCTTTCCCCTCACCTTCCGCTCCAATGTGCCCGCTGACAAACTGCTGGCCCTCACCTGGCAGGCCCAGGTGCAACAAGACCTCCACGACTGCCTGGTGTTGGATCTCGATGGCGTTGAGTCCACGACCATCTACCGCCAGCTGGGGGAGGGTGCCTTCAAGGCCGTGATGCTGGATTGGCGCGGCAGTTACCCCGATCCCGAGGCCTATCTGACGCCGCTGTTGAGTTGCACAACGGAGACAGGCGACACCTGTGTTGAGGGAGAAGCTGCGATCAGTGGCAGCTTCTGGAGCGCCCCCGGATTGCAGAACGCCCTCTTGGAATCAGACACCTTGATGGGAGGCGCACGGCTAAAGGCCCTGGATCGCGTCGAACAGCTCTCCGCCGACGGTGCGGCCTACATCCCCATCTGGCTCGATTCCCCCCGGGCCTGGGCCCAACTGAACCTCAGGCCTCCAAAATTTGACGGCAGTGGTCAGTTGATGCTCGCTGACCTGGAGCGCCGCTTCAAGACGAGGACGACCAACTGA